The Lineus longissimus chromosome 8, tnLinLong1.2, whole genome shotgun sequence region ATGATAATATTCTAGTATTTCAATATAgatgaaattcaaatgtcaattcgatTATGTTGATTGTCTCTTTAGTTTCTCATGGACGACAGGCGTCGTAACCCCGACGGAGGGGAGCATCCACATTACTATACATTGCCCAAGTGTATAGCTTTGACGAAGTGAATATTAAAACGGAATGTCACGTACGCTACAATATCTACTGTCCGTAGTAATCCAAGTGCTCTCTGATTTTGAGCCTCGTAATGTCAGTGGTTGACCGTTTTGGTcgagattttgttttttgaacagaTTTGATTTGCGCAGACCGTTCGATGCTCTCGTCAACGGTTAACTCAAGCGAATACAATTTTTCGATTGCTCGGTTAGATTGGCCTGTGGCAGTTTTGACAAGCGCAGATCGGGTCAGCCCATCTTGGCCTCTGTTGAGTTCTTTTATGATCCCAAGTTTCCAGTGTCTCCTCTTGGCATCCTTGTCGTGTAcaagaatgacgtcatcaattttaatgATGTCAGCTTTGGCATTTTGTTTGCTAAGTTCGTACTGGTGTTGTTCCCGTAGCCTAGCGAGATACTCGTCATAGAAacgtttcttgaatgtttgtagTCGTTCTGCGCGTTTGTACGCCAATTTCTCAAGTTTATCTCTGCCGGCGTATGTTACATCCAAGTTATCATCTCCTTCGTGTGGCAACAAAGACATATCATGTCCGTATATCAGATTATTCGGGGTTATCGCTTTCAGTTCATTTggatctgatgacaaatatgtgaGTGGTCTGTTGTTTACCGTTGCTTGAATTTCTTTGATGAGAGTTTGAAACTCATCAATTGGAACGAGTGATTTGCGCAAGGTTTTCTTAAGTGCAAGTTTCGTCACACCAATCAGTCTCTCATGAACGCCAGCGAACCAGCTGGCTTGTACGGGTGCATATTTGAATGTTATTCCTTTCTTACAGGTGGTTTTGGAATTGTTCTGTTCCCACAATGTTGTACAGCCGTTTCAGCTCGGTGTCGGCGCTTGTAAACGTTTTGGCATTGTCACAGTAAATGAGGCTAGGCACTGAATGTGTTGAAGTGAAACGTCTGAAAGCTCTTAGAAATGATTCAACAGTTAAGTCCGGCGTGATTTCAAGATGTATGCCTCGCGTGGTGCAACACGTAAAGAGACAAACGTACACTTTTTGCATCGAGTCCTTAATTCGTACGTAGAGGTGTGATGTAAAATCTACAGCAGTGGACTTGAAAGCTGACAAGTCGTTAATCCGAAAGTCTGGCAGTGGTGGTGCGATGGGAGTCAGATATGGACGCCCAGACACTTTCTTACAGATTACACAATGTCCGATGATTTTCTTAACGGTTGAGCGCATTGATGTGACCCAATACTTCTCCCGAAGATAAGCCATGGTGGACCCTAAGCCGTAGTGTACCACGTTGTGGTGGGCGTTCCGGACGATTAACGTTGTTGTGTAGGATTGATTTGGCAGGAGAATTGGGTACTTCCTGTCTGAGCTGACGTCTGAATTAGTAAGCCTCCCGCCGCAACGAATTGTTCCTTTTTTGTCAAGAACGAGCCCTAATCGACTGATGATTGTGGGTCGAGAAGGCAGCTTATGCCTTCCACTTTGTTCTAACTTCAAGTAATCCGTAACGTGCTTATAGTATTCGTTTTGAAGATTTGTAATCCATTTTTCTTCCGCGTTAGCGATATCTTGTGCAGACAGTTTATTCCTGTTTTTGAGTCCGGGTTTGAAAGCGCGTGATACTAAGGCGGTAATTCTCAGAAGTCTATTCCATGAACTGAACTTGTCCTGTGCTATAACGTCGCTGATACTTGCGACAGGTGTTGTTGCGACCATGCTTGTAACAACGAAGTCATTTTGCATTTCAAACGCGGCTGTCAGAGAGACGGAACTGTTCAATGTTAGGTCGGAAAGTGCGGTTAAAGGCCACGTGGTTTTATCATCCTTGAGCCATTTTGGTCCCTGCAGCCATGAAGAGTCCTTCAATTCCTGATGTGTCGCACCACGTGATAAGATGTCTGCAGCGTTTTGTTTGGTTGACACATGGTACCAAGGAGTCAAGTCTGACTTCTGACGTATTGTTTGCACGCGGTTGTGAACAAACTGTTTGAGTTTTTTATTGGATCTGGGCCAATAAAGCGCTATCTCTGAATCAGTGCTGTATACCACTTCGATTGTCTGATACTGCGTGATGTAGGTATTTCGCAAGTTCTCTGCATAATTTACCCCCAAGACCATGGCCATCAGTTCAAGCTTAGGGactgtgaaattgacatttttctctGAGATGACTTTGTTCTTAGAGCCGATGAGGGCGACTTTATTGTTCTGTTTAGCGTAAGCGACACAACCAATGGCGGTGGTGGGACATGCATCACAGAATACTACGATTTGTAACGGTTTGCTGGTGTCACCCCCTAGCCAACGGGGTATAGATAGCATGTGCGTGAGAGAGAGGGACTCCTGTTTGATTGTTTCCCA contains the following coding sequences:
- the LOC135492636 gene encoding uncharacterized protein LOC135492636 — translated: MQSLEEFINSSTLQPTDENDTDFEEQFKSDFMQKIEFKDGNYSVPLPWRPDHAELLTNRRECEARLRQVMARLRKLNLLNNYTQVMQENLDKGFISEGSPDDCDTGHYLPHFPVLRDSETTPLRIVFDASSGSPSLNSCLYEGPNMLQDLTELIMLFRTKRIGLSADIARAFLAVHLLESERKWVRFLWYKDNDVSKELIPYHCNTVIFGNVSSPFALAITLHKHLSSYDTPVAKDMKTKFYVDNLLTGVDSNQEALDYFQESREIMNHASFNLRQWSSNSETLDERIRSEGVQTKSDIVGVLGLKWDTKSDQISVAKKDLKSSGELSKRKVTSQTASIFDPLGIVAPLTVPAKSFVNNLWRGQKTWDEHLSITERQEWETIKQESLSLTHMLSIPRWLGGDTSKPLQIVVFCDACPTTAIGCVAYAKQNNKVALIGSKNKVISEKNVNFTVPKLELMAMVLGVNYAENLRNTYITQYQTIEVVYSTDSEIALYWPRSNKKLKQFVHNRVQTIRQKSDLTPWYHVSTKQNAADILSRGATHQELKDSSWLQGPKWLKDDKTTWPLTALSDLTLNSSVSLTAAFEMQNDFVVTSMVATTPVASISDVIAQDKFSSWNRLLRITALVSRAFKPGLKNRNKLSAQDIANAEEKWITNLQNEYYKHVTDYLKLEQSGRHKLPSRPTIISRLGLVLDKKGTIRCGGRLTNSDVSSDRKYPILLPNQSYTTTLIVRNAHHNVVHYGLGSTMAYLREKYWVTSMRSTVKKIIGHCVICKKVSGRPYLTPIAPPLPDFRINDLSAFKSTAVDFTSHLYVRIKDSMQKVYVCLFTCCTTRGIHLEITPDLTVESFLRAFRRFTSTHSVPSLIYCDNAKTFTSADTELKRLYNIVGTEQFQNHL